Genomic DNA from Candidatus Binatia bacterium:
AGCCAGAGGACGTCCATCGGCGCGCCCAACTCGACGACGTCGAGCCCCGCGTCGCGGCGCAGCACCGATTCGCGCCCATCGGCGGCGATCGTCAACGGCGCGCGAATCTCGAGCGGACCGTCGGGCGTCTGCGCGCGCACGCCCGCGACGCGGTCGCCATCGAAAAGCAATCCTTCCGCGCGGGCCTGCATGCGCAAATCGAAGCAGGCAAAGCGCTTCGACTCTTCGGCGAGAAAGTTCAGAAATTCCCACTGCGGCATGAACGCGACGAACTTGCAGCGCGTCGGAAGGTGCGAGAAGTCGGCGACGGTGATGAGCGCGTCACCAAGATTGCCGGCGAGCGTCGTCACCTCTTGGTGCGGCCGCGCGAGGAACCTTTCAAGCAGCCCCAGTTCGGCCATCACTTCCAGCGTCGACGGATGGATCGTGTCGCCGCGAAAATCGCGCAAGAAGTCGGCATGCTTTTCGAGCAGGACGGTTCGCACGCCGGCGCGAGCGAGAAGCATTCCCGCCATCATACCGGCCGGACCGCCGCCGACGATGCAGCAGCCGGCGCGAATCTCGTTCACGAGAAGGTTCGCGCGTAGAATCGGTAGCGAGCGAACTCGGCCTCGCGCTGATTGACGCGAGCCTCGCACGCCACGCCGATCTCCTCGACGAAGTTCTCCAGCGACTTCTCGGCGACGCGGGGCAGCATCGCAGCATCGAGCAGTCTCCCGAAGAAGTGCATCGGCAGCTCGTACTCGCCGCGCAGGGAGAGCGTGCATTCGCCGAGCCCGCGCTCGCCGACGGCGATCGTTCCCTTGAAGCCGGGAAACGCGGCGGGTAGATTCGACGAGGTAAACGCGATGCCGAATTCGTGGGCACGCTCGCCCTTCGCGACCGTTAACTTGATGGGAACGGCAACGTAACCCACGTCGGGGAAGTGCAGCTCGCCGAGGCCGACGTGCAGCGCGAATCCGCGCCACGGCCCCTCTTGAGCGGCGATCGCGCCGAGCAGGCTGCCGAGCGCCTCGGCCGCGGGGCCGGGTGGTATGCGCAACGTTCTGGAGATCTCTACGCTGGCCATTCGCTACTTTCCGACGCTGATCGTCGCGCCCGACAGGACGTTCGCATCGAGGCCCTTCTTGAGGATCTTCGTCGCCGATCCGCCGGACGGGTACTTCCAGAAGCCGACCTCCGACGGATTGGAACCGCTCTCTGCAAACGGGACGATGACGCTCGCGCCGTCGATCCATGCCTGCCCGCCCCACGTTCCGCTGCCGCTGAGTCTCGTCGTGCCTTTGAGCTTCGCCGTCGAGCCGGAAACCTTGAACTGGTAGATGACCGGCTGATCGAGATCCTCGACCGCCACGTAGGCTCCGTCCCACTGCACCTGCCCGGCGTTGTGGATCGCTTGCGAGACGGAGAGCTCGTTGAAGCCGGTCTTTCCGTGCGCGAATTCCGTGAGCGCGAAGTCGTTGCTCAGGTTCGTGCCGTCGGCGAAGAGATCGCCCTTCGCGTCGTAGCCGCAGAACGAGAGGTAGACGCCTGGCTGATCGTACGACGCCGGCGTCCCCCGCTCGTCTTTGAAGATCGCGACGGGCCCGTCGCTGCAGTCGGCGCAGATATACGATACGGCGAGGTCGTTGGTCTTTGGATCGACGGCGCAGCCTTCGGCGACGAGCGCGCCACTCGGCAGATCGAGCGTAGCGACCGGCGTCGTGCCGCCGTGCGCGAACTCGTAGACGACGGCCGCGCCGCTGCTCGCGCTCGGCATAAAGACGTTGCCTTTTGCGTCGGAGCAGAGACCAACGCCGGCCTGCGAGATGCTTGCGACGACCTTGCCCTTTGGATACGAAAGCACGCACGTTCCGCCGCAGCCGCCGGTGACGTAGAGCAGGTCGCCATGCGGGATCGCGCTTTGGCGCGCGACTTGCGGCGACCCGAGCGGGGCGACGCCGCCGGCGCAACCGGCGAGGATGGCGCCTGCCGCGCAGACGCTTAAGGCATAGCGGCACAGCGGCATGGCGATCATAATTTTGATGGCTTCGGCGAGGCTCGGACGTTCTCCGCACTCCGCTCTCGCGCTCCGCTCGGCCGCCGACGAGCGACAGGGAATTGGCATGCCTATCGGCAATCTTAGGCGCACCTAAATGAAGCCTCTCCCCGTTCGGCTCGCCTACGCCGCCGGACTTGCGCTGCTCGTCCTCGGCGCGTCCGCCGGCCGCGCGTTCGCCGATGCCGACGACGCCGCGGCCCGAGCCAGTTCGACGACCGCCGGCCTGCAGCCGATCCGCGGCGCGATTCCGGTCGCGACGCCGGCGCCCGGCGAGTCGCGCGTCTTCCAGCGTCCCGACGGCGCCTATCAAGCGATCCCAAGCGTGCGCGGGCGCACGAAAATCTTTCACATCGTCGAGCGCGCGGCACCGTGGACGCTCGTGCCCGGCCTGACGGTGATGGCGAACACGTACAACGGCGTCGTCCCCGGACCGGCGCTCGTCGTAAACCAGGGCGACACGCTCGAACTCGATTACACGAACGACGAAGCGATGCCGGACTCGATTCACATGCACGGCATCCACGACATCCCGGTGACGATGGACGGCGTAGGCGGCATCTCGCAGCCGCTCGTCCAGAACGGCCAACACTTCGTCTATCGCTTCGTCGCCAATCAGCCCGGCACGTTCATCTATCACACGCACGACGACGAGGCGATGCTCGACTCCGGCCTCTACGGCGCGATCGTCGTCTTGCCGTCGCAGCCGGCGGCGAACGAGCGCGGCTTGAGCCGCGATTTTCTCGAGATGATCTCGTCGTGGCAGATTCAGAGCGCGACCGAGAACCACTTCACGCTCAACGGCAAGGAGTATCCGGCGACGCGCGTGCTCGACGTAAAGGCGGGCGAGCGCTTTCGCATCCGCTGGATCAACATCTCCGGCGAAGAGTTTCACACCATGCACACGCACGGGCACTACCAGCAGATCATCGCGCGCGACGCGGCCCCGGTGGAGTATCGCGACGTCGAGGATACGGTGCTCGTGGCGCCCGGCCAGCGGGTCGACGTCGTCGTCAAAGCCGATGCGAAGCCGGGCACGTGGCTGATCCACTGCCACGTGCTGGATCATATCGAAGATGCGAACGGCATGCCGGCCGGGCTCATCACGGCGATCCACTACATCGGCACGCCGAACACGCTGACGTCCATGTATCGCGCGATGCAGCCGGCAGCGACGACCACGTCGCGCGCGCTCGGCTTCTGGCAGACGGTGCTGCTCGGCGCGATCGCGGGCTTCACGATCTTCCTCGGCCTGCCGATCGCGCGGGCGCGCCGGCTCTCGCCGCACGCGATCGCGC
This window encodes:
- a CDS encoding multicopper oxidase domain-containing protein; translation: MKPLPVRLAYAAGLALLVLGASAGRAFADADDAAARASSTTAGLQPIRGAIPVATPAPGESRVFQRPDGAYQAIPSVRGRTKIFHIVERAAPWTLVPGLTVMANTYNGVVPGPALVVNQGDTLELDYTNDEAMPDSIHMHGIHDIPVTMDGVGGISQPLVQNGQHFVYRFVANQPGTFIYHTHDDEAMLDSGLYGAIVVLPSQPAANERGLSRDFLEMISSWQIQSATENHFTLNGKEYPATRVLDVKAGERFRIRWINISGEEFHTMHTHGHYQQIIARDAAPVEYRDVEDTVLVAPGQRVDVVVKADAKPGTWLIHCHVLDHIEDANGMPAGLITAIHYIGTPNTLTSMYRAMQPAATTTSRALGFWQTVLLGAIAGFTIFLGLPIARARRLSPHAIALLNALAIGILLYLVVEIAQNAIAPIAQALTAWHAGAGAFPFAMILVFVLGLAIGLVGLGSAATAFTRKAAQHAENPVVLAALIAVGIGAHNFGEGLAIGASAAAGATAVALALIVGFGLHNATEGFGVAAPLVGRVVPSWAQIGLAGLIAGGPTFLGTIIGYSFYSPTLSVFFLAIAVGALVFVIGELWSVLRRTGLTAFVTATMCAGFLLALATELFLDINGG